GTATTTTCGCCCCACTCTCCATCAGTGGGGAGTTCATGTTCAGATTCAAGTATCGCTAGGGGATAGGAAGAGGAAAGTTTTGACTCTGTTTCCTGCAACTTACAAGGCGAGTGCTCTGGGGCTGTTTTTGACTGGAGACAACATACAACATAATTCCTAATTTCCAACCTTGGAAGATCAGGTagatctgagaaaaaaaatctcatggaaTAAAATGTCGCTGCTTTTTCCTGCCTTCCTCTTGGGCCACGCCTGGAGGCTCATGTTAGTTAATTAAGCACAGCTCACTAAGTTGGAATGGAAGTGGGATAGGTCTAAAAGTCCTGGTGTTTGAAGAGAATGTTTATTTAGTGGATTGTTCTCTGGCTATTACCTTTCCAGAGCTCTGCAGGGTTGCCTGGATGCTTGAAATCCTTGCCCTAGCTTCATCGGAATTTAATCACATCAGCCTTGTGCCCAGTTCCGTGGTGGTGAATCCAGGAGAGGGAAGTGCCTGGGGCAAGTAGGGACACTGTAGTCCACCTAGCAGTATGGTAGGGCTTGGCCCAGAGAAAATCTTGACAATTGAATGAGTGTTCATGGAGAGTAAGTGAGTGACTGAGTGAAAAAGTGGTTTGAGACGACTAGAAAAGCTGAGCATGTTTCAGCTTTTGGGAACAACTTTATTCCAGTGATTTAGGTTTCCGTCTCTAGGCAGAGTGCAAGGCTTCAAGGCCCCTTATATTTTCGCCCCACTCCACCCCATCCTAGGACCAGAGCTTTTATTTGGGAATATAAAATTTGTGAAATTCTGGGAAGAGGAGGTCCCTGCATACTGATGTTACTGAAAGGAAAATCCTCTTGGAAATTCCCATTTGTTTTCCTGgctctaactttttatttttatttatttatttttttattaatattaatcatagctgtgtacattaatgtgatcatggggtaccatacaccggttttatacacagtttgacacattttcatcacactggttgacatagccttcctggcattttcttagttattgtgttaagacaattatattctacatttactaagtttcacatgtaccgttgtaagatgcaccacaggtgtaatcccaccaatcaccctcctttcGTCCATCATCCCCactgccttccctccctctccccttccccatattcttaggttataactgggttacagctttcatacgaaagccataaatcagtttcatagcagggctgagtacattggatactttttcttccattcttgagatactttactaagaagaatatgttccagctccatccatgtaaacatgaaagaggtaaagtctctgtctttctttaaggctgcataatattcatggtgtggatataccacagtttattaatccattcgtggattgatgggagCTTGGGCTTTTTCTAatttaccaattatgaattgggctgcaataaacattctggtacaaatatctttgttataatgtgagttttggttttttgggtatatacctagtagagggattataggattgaatggcagatctatttttagatctttaagttttctccaaatatctttccaaaaggattgtattaatttgtattcccaccagcagtgtagaagtattcccttttctccacatccacgccaacatctctggtctcaggattttgtgatatgggctaatcttactggagttagatggtatctcaaggtagttttgatttgcatttctctgatgattaaagatgatgagcattttttcatgtctgtaggccgtgcgcctgtcttcttcagaagtttctctttttctggcaGTTGTGGTCCAAGATCAAATATTTGAGCCAGGAAAGACAGGGCAAGGGGGTTGTGTAAGTGGAGAAGAGAAGATAGAGTCACAAGGCTTCTGTTATTTGGGCCTAGTGCCTGGCCTTCCCCAGAGAAATTGTACTTTTCCTTTGGACCAAGAGATTTGCTAGAAagtcaaacaaataaacaaatagaaaaaaagaagaaactggtACAATCCACAGTGATGATTTACATCAAAAATACTTAGGTGGACAGCaatttaaaggaaatgttttatacaaagaatagaaagtgatttatgatttatttatttgggatatTCACCTTGATACCGCCATCATAAACATAtgcttgtatatatttttagatattttagggctttgctatttatttttaattttaataattgctAACACTATTGAAGATTTACTATATTTTAGATCTTCTTTCAAGCTCTGTAGTCTGATTCAATACAATAGTCCTTAACTGCAGGttgtttcacagatgaggagagCTAAAGCTTGTAGAGAGGGAAGCATGTTGCTTAAAGTTATAAAGCTTCTTCATATTAGGGGCAGGGTTTGAAATTAGTCTAACTTCAGAGCCATACTCTTTCTTATACAATGTAATAAATCAAGGTGATCTAATTTATGCTTTAATCCTTATCCCCCACAAAGTGGAGTTGGGTAGGATGTGTGGTATTAAAAGTGTTTGTACAGGAGTCCTGCAGGTATTACATTGTAACTAAGTATCTTCTTTACCACGACCTGCAAatatatgtgtgtttctgtttctttctttcttctttttttttttttttttctgaaaatccaGTTTATTTTCCATGTTGTGGACAGATCCAGTCAGTGTGATCAGTTTTTCTGCATGTGtaataatttatcaaaataagTTTTCCCACAAGACTCTTTTCCATCAACTCTGAAAATCCTGGTCTGACAACATACCCAAATAAAGCTCTTGAAAATCACCTcttaaaatttggaagaaaatgtgGCAAGTCTTTCCTGTAACATTTACTGCACTACAAATGGCTAAAGAGCAATCTATATTTTAAAGGTGACTAGTACAACATTTGAGTTCAGGAAATTAATGTTTTAGTGCATTTTGCTCCAGTTTTAGCCAACATgctacattttcctttttgtttgtttgggggaggGTTGGAGGAGCACACAAAGTGGACTTGAGGATTTCCATTGTACGAAAAGATATGACTCTGCAAGCAAAACAGTGTAAGCTGCCTTTTTTCTTAAGACCTGGACATTTTAAGACAGAAGCTTTGCAAAACATtacacaattttttattattaaatgagaaaatctcATTTGTTACATCGTCACATTGCTAGTCAGAGAAATGCTGCAGTGATGAAGAAAGTCAATGCTGGATCAACCAAAGTCCTCATTTCTACAACATTCATTTACAGAGAAATAATGTTCAACACAGCCCAACACAACATTCTTGGTTTTCTTCATATTGAAGTCCCCCCCAAAAATCTTCTAATGGGGTATTTCACTACATAAATTatagttcttcatttttacaATTCACCCCAAACTGTATGAAAGATGTATCACACTAAAATTTCTAAAGCTGTTAGGAAATCCTTCATACATCGTCGTCATCTGATGTGTCACTGCTACTTGTCTCTGTGTCATCATTCTCAATTGTGGGTTTGAAAGTGCTGTTTTTCCAAGGTCCGAACTTGAAGTCACAGATCAGGCCATTTTTCAAAATACCATTTTTTCTCAGACCATTCTTCTGTAACTGTTCACTAATAACTTGGAAttctctcatttcatcctcagtTAAAGGAGCACATGTTTCATCATTTTCACTGTCTTCTTGCCAGCCCATCTCCTTCAACAATCTGTGTTCTGCCTCAAGTGAACTTGAAAGAACATCAGTTTgtgggaaggttgaagaacgAATTATCTGTTGGGAAATCACCGAGGCATTGCCATTCTCTTgaggaatttcattttcttttttttttttttttttaatttggccggggctgggtttgaacccgccacctccggcatatgggaccggcgccctacccgctgagccacaggcgccgcccgaggaatTTCATTTTCATCGAAGTTCCGGTTTATATCCCTTTCTTGGTGAGTGCTATTGCTGTTATGTAAATTAAAGGAGTCGTCATCCTTCTCTGAGCCAGCATGGCTTTCATCTTCATGTTCCTCTTCTACTCTGTCCCTTTTCAATGCTTTCAAAAATTCACTCTTCTTATCAGTGCGCATTCGTGTCAGTTTGGTTAGACGAGGCTGCTCTTTCACTGAATTTGCTGATGGACTAAAATTCTTGGCAGTTGATTTAAAAGCATTAAAGTTGCCAACACCATATGTAGACTCATGGGGGAAAGAAGTCCcgactttattttctttagtttggctcttccattgtgtaggttttgTAGGTGGAGCAGCAGGTTTAGGGACTAAACCTTTATAAACACTGGGACCAGTTCCGTTCTTAACTGGCTGTGACTGAAGATTTCCTACTACTGGGAATCCAGATAGCTGTAAGTCTTTTGTATTACCTTTCTTAATGACCAGCATCCTTGGAGCTCTAGATTTAGGATTCGGAGGATATTCTAAGAGAGGAGCTTGGGA
This is a stretch of genomic DNA from Nycticebus coucang isolate mNycCou1 chromosome 14, mNycCou1.pri, whole genome shotgun sequence. It encodes these proteins:
- the LOC128565728 gene encoding vasculin-like isoform X1, encoding MAQHDFAPAWLNFPTPPSSTKSSLNFEKHSENFSWTENRYDVNRRRHNSSDGFDSGVGRPNGGNFGRKEKNGWRTHGRNGTENINHRGGYHGGSSRSRSSIFHSGKSQGLHENNIPDNETGRKEDKRERKQFEAEDFPSLNPEYEREPNQNKSLAAGVWGLHAQTHTYPTKKISQAPLLEYPPNPKSRAPRMLVIKKGNTKDLQLSGFPVVGNLQSQPVKNGTGPSVYKGLVPKPAAPPTKPTQWKSQTKENKVGTSFPHESTYGVGNFNAFKSTAKNFSPSANSVKEQPRLTKLTRMRTDKKSEFLKALKRDRVEEEHEDESHAGSEKDDDSFNLHNSNSTHQERDINRNFDENEIPRANGNASVISQQIIRSSTFPQTDVLSSSLEAEHRLLKEMGWQEDSENDETCAPLTEDEMREFQVISEQLQKNGLRKNGILKNGLICDFKFGPWKNSTFKPTIENDDTETSSSDTSDDDDV
- the LOC128565728 gene encoding vasculin-like isoform X2, which produces MAQHDFAPAWLNFPTPPSSTKSSLNFEKHSENFSWTENRYDVNRRRHNSSDGFDSGVGRPNGGNFGRKEKNGWRTHGRNGTENINHRGGYHGGSSRSRSSIFHSGKSQGLHENNIPDNETGRKEDKRERKQFEAEDFPSLNPEYEREPNQNKSLAAGVWEYPPNPKSRAPRMLVIKKGNTKDLQLSGFPVVGNLQSQPVKNGTGPSVYKGLVPKPAAPPTKPTQWKSQTKENKVGTSFPHESTYGVGNFNAFKSTAKNFSPSANSVKEQPRLTKLTRMRTDKKSEFLKALKRDRVEEEHEDESHAGSEKDDDSFNLHNSNSTHQERDINRNFDENEIPRANGNASVISQQIIRSSTFPQTDVLSSSLEAEHRLLKEMGWQEDSENDETCAPLTEDEMREFQVISEQLQKNGLRKNGILKNGLICDFKFGPWKNSTFKPTIENDDTETSSSDTSDDDDV